In a genomic window of Candidatus Bathyarchaeum sp.:
- the asd gene encoding aspartate-semialdehyde dehydrogenase encodes MLKAAVLGATGNVGQIFVQLLENHPWFEVTTVAASERSAGKTYGEASRWRQSTPVPEAVAPMEVVDITPNEVKDVDIVFSALPSNVAGKVEADFAAAGHVVVSNASSHRMDPDVPMLNPEINADHVSLIEEQQRKRKWDGILVTNPNCSTTVLTLPLKPIYDVFGIKSLIVSTMQAISGAGYPGVASMDIVDNVIPFIGGEEPKMESETQKILGTASKPADFKVSSSCHRVPVIDGHMEAVFVATKKKAEPQAVAEAMENFIGEPQTLKLPSAPEKPVVVTWEPNRPQTRLDRMEGNGMSTVVGRLRKDPVMDGVKFIALGHNTIRGAAGCGVLNAEYLKVKKFI; translated from the coding sequence ATGCTAAAAGCCGCAGTATTAGGTGCAACAGGTAACGTTGGACAAATATTTGTTCAACTGCTAGAAAATCACCCATGGTTTGAAGTAACAACTGTTGCTGCCTCAGAAAGAAGCGCTGGAAAAACATACGGAGAAGCCTCGAGATGGAGACAATCAACTCCAGTTCCTGAAGCTGTTGCCCCTATGGAAGTAGTAGACATTACCCCCAACGAAGTAAAAGATGTTGACATTGTATTCTCTGCTTTGCCCTCTAATGTAGCAGGAAAAGTTGAAGCAGATTTCGCCGCTGCTGGACATGTGGTAGTTAGCAACGCGTCTTCTCACCGAATGGACCCCGATGTTCCGATGCTTAATCCTGAAATTAATGCTGATCATGTTAGCTTAATCGAAGAACAGCAAAGAAAACGAAAATGGGACGGCATACTCGTAACAAATCCAAACTGCAGTACAACAGTTCTAACATTGCCCCTAAAGCCAATCTATGATGTGTTTGGAATCAAAAGCCTCATAGTGTCAACAATGCAAGCCATCTCCGGTGCCGGATACCCCGGAGTTGCCTCAATGGACATTGTGGACAACGTCATTCCTTTCATAGGCGGTGAAGAACCGAAAATGGAATCTGAGACCCAAAAAATTCTGGGAACTGCATCAAAACCTGCTGACTTTAAAGTTTCATCTAGCTGTCACAGAGTTCCAGTAATTGATGGTCATATGGAAGCTGTTTTTGTGGCAACCAAAAAGAAAGCAGAGCCCCAAGCTGTAGCTGAGGCTATGGAAAATTTCATTGGTGAACCACAAACCCTAAAACTGCCTTCTGCCCCAGAAAAACCAGTTGTTGTGACTTGGGAGCCTAATCGTCCACAAACTCGGTTAGACCGAATGGAAGGCAATGGAATGAGCACCGTAGTTGGGCGGCTCAGAAAAGACCCTGTGATGGATGGGGTGAAGTTTATTGCTTTGGGTCACAATACGATACGAGGAGCTGCTGGATGCGGTGTCCTTAATGCCGAATACTTGAAAGTGAAGAAGTTCATCTAA
- a CDS encoding 2-amino-3,7-dideoxy-D-threo-hept-6-ulosonate synthase, with the protein MEAGKKRRLKRIFRSDNKTVIVPMDHGVTVGPISGLTNMQDIINKLLLGDVDAVLINRGIAKKVDNANAGLIIHLSGISSLCPESNDKTQIGTVDDAVRLGADAVSVHINVGSKHESSMLATLGKVACECDDFGMPLLAMMYPRGPNIKNAHSADVVAHAARLGAEIGADIIKTNYTGDVESFKQVTDSCPVPVIIAGGPKAETTKDVLQMVKDSITGGGAGLSIGRNVFQHENPTNIVKALSAIVHDNASVAEAMKILGE; encoded by the coding sequence TTGGAAGCAGGTAAAAAAAGACGATTAAAACGAATCTTCAGAAGTGACAATAAAACCGTGATTGTCCCAATGGACCATGGAGTAACTGTTGGTCCAATTAGTGGACTAACAAACATGCAAGACATAATCAACAAGTTGCTACTTGGAGATGTTGATGCAGTCCTCATAAATCGGGGAATAGCAAAAAAAGTAGACAACGCAAACGCAGGATTAATCATTCATTTGTCAGGAATTTCTTCCCTTTGCCCTGAATCAAACGACAAAACACAGATTGGAACAGTAGATGACGCTGTCCGTTTAGGTGCAGACGCAGTTTCAGTGCATATCAACGTGGGTTCTAAACACGAATCTAGTATGCTTGCAACCTTAGGTAAAGTCGCTTGTGAATGTGACGATTTTGGAATGCCTTTGTTGGCTATGATGTATCCTCGAGGACCAAACATCAAAAATGCGCATTCTGCAGATGTAGTGGCTCATGCTGCCCGTTTGGGCGCAGAAATTGGAGCAGACATCATAAAAACCAATTACACTGGTGATGTTGAATCCTTCAAACAAGTTACTGATTCTTGTCCCGTTCCAGTTATCATTGCTGGCGGACCAAAAGCCGAAACGACCAAAGATGTTTTACAAATGGTAAAAGACTCAATAACTGGAGGCGGTGCCGGATTGTCAATTGGCAGAAATGTGTTTCAACATGAGAATCCCACAAACATAGTAAAGGCGCTTTCAGCGATTGTTCATGATAACGCCTCAGTAGCTGAGGCTATGAAAATTCTGGGTGAATAA
- a CDS encoding aspartate kinase encodes MNKNNEKNQKRIVVKFGGSSLADHEKILRAVTAVANEAKKGTQITVIVSAMGKTTDVLFNAAKGSSNGNLNERDLDEILAMGERTSIRIMAVALKAQGIKARYVDPHDDEWPIVTDESFQDANPLVDLCYKRVKEHLLPFVESGVIPVVAGFVGRTQNGRVTTLGRGGSDTTAFILAKALEADELILVTDAEGIMTADPKVISNPQRIPEIDVKTLVGLADSGTKFIHRKALRYKEASVRVRVIRNIHGDLNVDGTVITGSLSGDLGAELASPSPALSITVVGNCVSQNPQVIKELAETAEEHAKLLGLSLNKDSLILYVTENDNCKVLLEKMHEAILNHKETLAMSVRKQLAFLTIKGVGLEKTPGLTGRISEALRINCINIFGLMTITSSILLFVDWNEKEKALELVTNALRDDKSC; translated from the coding sequence ATGAACAAAAATAATGAAAAAAATCAAAAAAGAATCGTGGTGAAATTCGGAGGCTCTAGTCTGGCCGACCACGAAAAAATATTACGAGCCGTTACGGCAGTTGCTAACGAAGCAAAGAAAGGAACCCAAATCACAGTTATTGTTTCAGCAATGGGAAAAACCACTGATGTCCTGTTCAATGCTGCTAAAGGTAGCTCTAATGGTAATCTAAATGAGCGCGATTTAGACGAAATCTTGGCAATGGGGGAGCGCACTAGCATCAGAATCATGGCTGTAGCATTAAAGGCCCAAGGGATAAAGGCTCGGTATGTTGATCCCCATGATGACGAGTGGCCTATTGTGACTGATGAATCATTCCAAGATGCCAATCCATTGGTAGATTTATGTTACAAACGTGTAAAGGAGCATTTGTTACCTTTCGTCGAGTCAGGTGTTATTCCCGTTGTTGCGGGTTTCGTTGGTAGAACTCAGAATGGTCGCGTAACAACATTGGGTCGCGGTGGAAGTGATACAACAGCTTTCATCTTAGCGAAGGCTTTAGAAGCAGATGAGCTTATCCTAGTTACCGACGCTGAAGGAATAATGACCGCCGACCCAAAGGTAATCAGTAATCCTCAGCGGATTCCCGAAATTGATGTTAAAACCTTGGTTGGTTTAGCAGATTCAGGAACCAAATTCATTCACAGAAAAGCATTACGATACAAGGAGGCCTCAGTAAGAGTGAGAGTAATCCGAAATATTCACGGTGACCTAAACGTAGACGGCACAGTTATTACTGGCTCACTTTCCGGTGATTTAGGAGCGGAGCTTGCAAGTCCTTCTCCTGCTTTGTCGATTACTGTTGTAGGAAATTGTGTGTCCCAGAACCCTCAAGTAATCAAAGAATTAGCTGAAACCGCAGAAGAACACGCGAAATTGTTAGGGTTATCTCTAAACAAGGATTCATTGATACTATACGTTACCGAAAACGACAACTGTAAAGTTCTTCTAGAGAAAATGCATGAAGCAATACTAAATCACAAAGAAACCCTAGCTATGTCTGTGCGCAAACAGTTGGCGTTTTTGACTATCAAGGGGGTTGGCTTAGAAAAAACTCCCGGTCTCACTGGGCGAATCTCTGAGGCTTTGCGAATAAACTGCATAAACATTTTTGGACTAATGACAATCACTTCCAGCATTCTTCTTTTTGTCGATTGGAACGAAAAAGAAAAAGCTCTGGAATTGGTAACAAACGCATTACGAGATGATAAATCATGCTAA
- a CDS encoding 3-dehydroquinate synthase II produces the protein MKYLWVEIDVALSELQKTKLLKSASQFCDVALVDPKDIETAKKAGLSAASISGDSDIVIVPFSEIGSVKKLKADGKCVAVKMIINSKKDEETAIAAAELLSDYVIVGTPDWKIIPLENLIAKTRGKTKLLAEVSNAKEAKVALETLELGSDGVVLKTDSLDELKETADFAKKESVGVSLVPVEVVEVKEIGTGARSCIDTCELMKPGEGMLLGCQSSGLFLVQAEVHESPYVETRPFRVNAGPLSLYALTSPNRTRYLSELKSGEEVLIVDREGNVRVTNVARSKIEWRPMLLIEAQHEGKSLKLIVQNAETIRVVTPDGSKAVTDLTKGDKILAQVEEGGRHFGTLVKEEAVIER, from the coding sequence ATGAAGTACCTTTGGGTCGAAATCGATGTTGCCCTTTCTGAACTCCAAAAAACTAAGCTGTTAAAATCTGCGTCACAGTTTTGTGATGTTGCATTAGTTGACCCAAAAGATATTGAAACTGCAAAAAAAGCTGGGCTATCTGCAGCCTCTATCTCTGGAGATTCAGACATTGTTATTGTTCCTTTTTCTGAGATTGGTTCAGTCAAAAAACTGAAGGCAGACGGAAAATGTGTTGCAGTTAAAATGATTATTAACAGCAAAAAGGATGAAGAAACCGCCATAGCTGCTGCTGAACTTTTGTCGGATTATGTTATTGTTGGAACTCCAGACTGGAAGATTATTCCTTTGGAGAACCTTATCGCAAAGACTCGGGGAAAAACCAAACTTTTAGCAGAAGTTTCCAACGCAAAAGAGGCAAAAGTAGCCTTAGAAACTTTGGAACTTGGTTCAGATGGAGTCGTTCTGAAAACTGATAGCCTTGACGAACTTAAGGAAACTGCAGATTTTGCCAAGAAAGAGTCTGTTGGTGTAAGCTTGGTTCCTGTTGAAGTTGTTGAAGTAAAAGAGATTGGAACTGGAGCTCGTTCCTGTATTGACACCTGTGAACTCATGAAACCCGGAGAAGGTATGCTTTTGGGTTGTCAGTCTTCTGGCTTGTTTTTGGTTCAGGCAGAAGTTCATGAAAGCCCATATGTTGAAACTCGTCCTTTCAGGGTTAATGCTGGTCCTTTGTCTTTGTATGCTCTTACTTCTCCTAACCGGACAAGGTACTTGTCTGAACTAAAGTCTGGGGAAGAAGTCCTTATCGTAGACCGTGAAGGAAACGTCAGGGTAACCAATGTTGCTCGCTCAAAAATTGAGTGGCGACCAATGCTTCTAATTGAAGCACAACATGAAGGCAAAAGTTTGAAACTTATTGTCCAAAACGCCGAAACCATACGGGTAGTTACTCCCGACGGCTCTAAAGCCGTAACTGACCTAACAAAAGGAGACAAAATCCTCGCCCAAGTGGAAGAAGGCGGCAGGCACTTTGGAACATTGGTGAAAGAAGAAGCAGTGATAGAGCGTTGA